In Actinomycetota bacterium, the sequence CATCGCCAGCCTCCGGCCTCCCTGCTGATCCGCAAAGGACCCTCCGTGCTCATCGAAGAAGAACTCACCCCCGTCGATTCCCCCACTGCCGACCCCGATCCGCTGGTCGACGTCCGCGACGGCCGGCCGTGGTGGAAGGTCTCTCCCTTCGACCGGCGCGGGATCGGCGTCGTTCTCGGCGCCTACGTCGTCATGACCGCCCTTTTCACCGGGGTGGGACTGCTGATCGTTCACCTGTGGGAGGACACCCGCCTTGGGCGCAGCGACGGCGACGTGAACGGTTGGTTCGCCGACCGCCGCACCGAGCGCTGGGACACGCTGAGCGACTACGGCTCGATGCTCTCCGACACCATGACGAAGGTCGTGCTCTGCCTGGTACTGCTACCGATCTTCCTGGCGCTCTTCCGGCGGTGGCACGACTGGGCCTTCATCGTCGCCGCCCTGCTGCTCGAGGTGACGACGTTCGTGTCATCGGCCACCCTCGTCGGTCGCGAGCGCCCGCCGGTGGAACAGATCGACTCCGCTCCTACGGCGAGCTTTCCGAGCGGGCACATCGCGGCCTCGGTGGCGTTCTACGTAGGCCTGGCGATCGTCGTCTGCTGGCACACTCGCTCGCTCGCGGTGCGTATTCCGTTCATCGTCCTCGCCGTCGTCGCTCCCCTCGCCGTCACCGTCTCGCGCCTGTACCGCGGCATGCACTACCCCACCGACGCTCTCGCCGGGATCGCCCTCGGAGCCGCCTCGCTGCTCGTCGTCTGGTACGCGATGCGCACGACGAACGAGCGCGCTCTCGCGCGCCGTCGAGCGTGAGCCGGTGCGCATGATCGAACCCCTCGCCGAGCCCGGCCATCCAGCCGGTGCTCCCGGGGTCGTCTCCAGCAGACCCTGGTGGGATCTGGCGCGCATCGTCGTGATCGCGCTGGGTGCCGTCGTGCTGGCGCGGATGGTCTTCCGGTTGACGGACGTCGTCGGTCTGGTGCTGCTCGCCGGCTCGCTCGCGCTCGTCACCGACCCGTTCCGGCGCCGACTCGCGCGCGCCGTCCCCTCCGGCGTGGCGGCGGCCTTGACCGCGGTGGCCACGCTCGTCGCCGCCGTCGCCCTCGGCACATTGCTGTTGAACGACCTCGCCGGTCAGTCCGAGCGGCTTGCCGACGACCTCGTCGAACGGATCGAGTCGTGGCAGCCGGGAAGCGTGCCGGCAGAGGTGGCCGGGTCGCTCGACGCCGCCGACGGGGTGCGTGACGTGCTCGAGCGGCTGCCCACCCTCGTCGTCGCCGGAGAGGACGACGCCGCCGGGGTCGGTCGCCAGGCGATCGACCTGCTGCTCGTCGTGATCCTCGCCGCGTTCTTCCAGGGCGGTGCTCCGCGCATGGTGGACTGGCTCGCCAGCCGTTGGCCCCGGCACCAGCGCGAAGAGGTCCGGGCGATGCTCGCGGACGTCGAGCGTCGCGGCGGCTCGTACGTGCGCCGCACGGTGTTGCTCGCAGTCGCGGTGACGGCTGCCGTTTCCGGCGCCGCCTGGTCGCTCGACATCTCGGGCGCGTTCGTGCTCGGCTGCTGGGCCGGCGCATGGGCCGTGGTGCCGACGATCGGTTGGCTCGTCGGCATCGCGCCGGCGGTCATCGCCGGTTTCGCCGCCGGGCCCACCGAGGGCCTTCTGCTGCTTGCCGCGGCACTGGTGATCGCGCTCGGCACCGGCCTAGCCCGCAGACGCCTGGTCACGCGCGTCGGGCTGCGCCTCGGGTCTGCGCTCTCCGTCATCGCGTTCGCCGTGGGAGTCACGGTGGCCGGGTTCGGCGGCCTCTTCGTGTGCCTGGTCGCCGCCTCTGTCGCGGCTGCGGCGCTGACCACCGCCGCGCCGCTGACCATGCCGGGCGCCACCCCGGCACCGCCCGGAGAGCCGGTCGATCCCGCTCTCGTTCCCGATCCCGACCGCGCCGGATCCCGCGCCCTGCTGCGCGTCGACACCGGCGCGGTTCTGGTCGCGCCCGGCCGGCGCGGCCTGCTCACCCTGGCCGGAGCCGTCGTCGCGGGCGTCCTCGCGTGGATGCTCGCCGGGCACCTCGGCGCGGCCATGGTCTGGGTTGTCGTCGGGGGACTGGTCGCGGTGGCGCTCAGCCGCCCGCTCGGTTGGCTCGGCCGCCGCGCGCATCTGCCCCGCGCCGCCGGTGCGGCAGCGTTGTTCGTGCTGATCGCAACCGTCGCCGGGGCAGCCACCGTCGCCGGCGTCGCCGGAGGTGTCGACACCACGACCGAGCTCGGCGAGGAGCTGCCGACGGTGGTCACCGAGCTCGAGTCCCTGCCGTTGATCGGGGAATGGCTGCGTGACCGCGAAGCCGCGGCATGGGTCGAGGATCAGATGAACGATCTCCCCCAGCGGCTGCAGGAGGCCCGCGACATGTCGTCGTGGTTGCCGACCATCGGCGCGAGGGTGCTCGACCTCTTCTGGACCGTGCTCATCGCGTTTGCGCTCCTGCTCGACGGCCCCCGCCTGCTCGCTGCCGTCCAACGCCGCGTCCCGGCAGCCAAGCGACGGCAGTTCACGAGGCTCGTCGACGTGTCCCAGCGCTCGATCGGCGGCTACCTCGCCGGTGCTGCTCTCGTCGCCGCGCTCAACGCGGGAGTGGTGTTCACGATCGCCATCGCTCTTGGCATCGCGCTCGCCCCAGTGCTCGCGGTGTGGGCGTTCGTGTGGAACTTCGTTCCCCAGATCGGCGGGTTCATGGGCGGATTCCCCCTGGTGGTGCTCGCTCTTGCGGCCGGCCCACTCGCCGCGGTGGTCGCCGGCACGCTGTTCGTCGCCTACCAGTTCGTCGAGAACCACCTGATCCAACCGACGGTGATCGGCGAAGCGATCGACGTGCCCGCATGGGTGACCCTGCTCGCGGCACTCGCCGGAGGTGCTGCGGCCGGCGTCGTCGGCGCGGTCGTGCTCACCCCACTCGTCGGTGTGGTGCGGGTGATCCTGGCCACCTCCCGCCGACGTGACTTCCCCGGCTCGACGGTGCCCCTCGGCGATGCCGCCTGAGCGCGCCCCCAGCGGATGCCCGCGGCTCGTTCTCGGCCCGATCCTGCGCTACGTCGACGGCAGTTCGGCCACGATCTGGGTCGAGACCGACAGGGCCTGCACCGTCGCGGTGCTCGGCCACTGCACCCCCACGTTCGCCGTCGCCGGACACCACTACGCGCTCGTCGTCGTGTCCGGCCTCGCCCCCGCGACGGCCACGCCCTACGACGTGCGCCTCGACGGCGCGCTCGCCTGGCCACCGCCGGGTTGGGGGCTCCCCCACCCGGTGATCCGGACGCGCACGGCGGACGCCCCGCTGCAGGTGCTGTTCTGCTCCTGCCGGTCGGCGGCACCCCACGTCGCTCCGTACACGCTGTCACTGGACGCCGACGAGCGCGGCCGCGGCGTAGACGCGCTGCGTGCCTACGGGCTCGACCTGCTCGACAAGGCGCCGACCGAGTGGCCCGACCTGATGGTGTTCGTCGGCGACCAGGTGTACGCCGACGACCCCTCCCCGGCCGCGCAGGAGCGGATCCGCGCCGCGCGGGGCGACGACTCGGGCCCCGACGCGCCACCGGTGGGCATGGTCGCCGGATTCGAGGAGTACACCTGGCTGTACCACGAGTCGTGGGAGCCCGACGTCGAGCGCTGGATGCTGTCCGTGATCCCGAGCGCGATGGTGTTCGACGACCACGACATGATCGACGACTGGAACATCTCCGCCGGGTGGGTGGACGACATCCGGTCGCTGCCGTGGTGGGACGATCACGTCGTCGGCGGGCTGGTGTCGTACTGGGTGTACCAGCACCTCGGCAACCTCTCCCCCAGCGAGATCGCTGCCGAAGGCATGCTGGCGCGCTTCGTCGAGGCCGGTGACGCGACGAACGAGCTGTGGGAGTGGGCACGCGAGTCCGAGGCCCACACTCCTGTGTTCGGCGGCTACCAGTTCAGCTTCTCCCGTGATCTCGGACGTACGCGCCTCATCGTCGTCGACTGCCGCAACGGCCGCCTGCTCGACCCCTCGGCACGGCGGATCCTCGACGACGGCGAGTGGGCATGGCTCTGCCAGCAGGTGGAGGCCGACGTCGACCATCTGCTCATCGCGACGAGCGTCCCCGTCTTCATGGTCGGCGGCCTGAGCGACTTCGAGCGCTGGAGCGAGGCGGTGTGCGACGGGCGCTGGGGCCGCCGCGCGAGCCGACTGGGCGAGAAGCTCCGCCGGGGCGTCGACTTGGACCACTGGCCGGCGTTCGACACATCGTTCAACCAGCTCGTCCGGCTGTTCGCCGCGCTTGCCGGCCGCGGTGACGCTCCGGCCACGGTGTCGGTGCTGTCCGGTGACGTCCACTTCAGCTACCGCGCGCCCGTGACGCTGCGCGGCGCGCCGACGCGAGCCGACGGCATACCGGTCACCAGGGTGAACCAGATCGTCTGCTCGCCGACGCGCAACGTGCTGCGCCGGCGCGAGCGGCGAGTGCTGCGCTTCGCCACCTCACGCGCGGGGCGGCTGCTCGGGCGCGCCCTGCGCCGCTCCATCGGCGCCGGGGTGCCCGACGCGAGCTGGTCGATCGAAGAGGGACCGCTGTTCGCGAACGCGGTGGCAACGATCGACATCGACGGCAAGCGAGCTCACCTCACTCTCTCCGCCGCTCACTCCGACGACGAGGGCCGGGCCGTGCTGGAGCCGGCATTCGACACCTCTCTGTGAAGGGCGGCCCTCAGGAAGGGCGCAAGACGCAGCACAAGGGAAGGTGATCGGAGGTCTCGGCCCACTGCTGGTAGCTGCCATCGGCGCCGCCTGGTGCGCCGATACGGATGTCCACCACCTCCCACCCCAACGGCACGAACACGAAGTCGATGCGCTGGTCGGGTGAGCGCCCGGTGCGGTCTCCAGGTGACCAGTTGGTGGCTCCCTGGGCTCCGGGTGCGTCGTCGTGACACTCGGCCCACGCGTCGCGCCAACCTGCCGCCGACATCGCGGTGACCACCGCCGAGCCGGGCCAGTCGTTGAAGTCGCCCGCCACGACCGCCGCGCGCTCGGCATCGAACCGCTTCAGTGCATTCTGTAGCCGAACGACTTCGACGTCGCGCTGCTCGGCCGCGTGTTCGGCGGAGAGGTGCACGTCGGCGACGACGATCGTGTCCGAGGGCAGGCGTACCTCGGCGAGCAGCACCACCCTTCGTCGCCAATTCCACCAGCGAGCCCTGCGCACGGTCACCGAACGCGTCCTGGCCAAGCGGTGCGAGGTGACCACCGCCAGGCCCTCGGAGGGACAGCGGATGGGCCAGTGCTTGAAGGCCCACCGCCTCGACGCCATCCCCAGCTCTGTGCCGAGGCGGGCAGCCTGCTTGCGCTGGACCTCTTGAAAGACGGCGACGTCGATCTCGTAGGGCGAGGCCAGCTCACGCAGCCGGGCGGCCGCCTCGGCGACGTCGAAGTCCTGCGAGCCCTGCATGTTCCAGGTGGTGAGGCACACGAGCCCGCCCGGACGGTCCATCGCCGCAGAGGCTACGCAGGCGTGCCCGTGCGTTCCGAGGACCGTGCTGTCGGCTGCTTATGGCGGGCCTGGTGGCAGGGTGCGCAGCGGAGTTGTAGTTCTTCGACGAGGGTGTGGTGGGTGGTGTCGTAGTCGGGTACGTGGTCGTATTCGAGGAGCTCGTTGCGTCCGCAGTCGACGCAGCACCGGTCGCGTTCTTTGACCACTCGTTTCTGACGGGTGCTGGGGTGGCGGTGGCGCCCCGAGGCATTGATCGGGCGCCGGTTCGCGTCGTGGGTGAGGACCCGCAGGAACGCCCCCGGTGCGATCCGCTCGACGATCGAACCCGCGATCGGGGTGCCGTCGTCGAGGGTGACGCCGTCACCGCGTACGTGCACGATCACCTCGGTCAAGATGCCCCCGGTGCCGTTGGTGACCAGCGCATCGAGCGCGTCGGCGTACTGCTGCGCGACGCTCGGCCAGCCACCATCACAGACACCGGGTCGGCTGGTGGGTCGGGTGCGGATCATCACCTTGGCCTGCAAGGCGGCGATCAGCCTGCCAGCGGCCAAGGGCTCCAACCGGGCGCTGAACGCGACGGTGCCGTCGGGTTCGTGGCGCCAGCGCAGCCCCCGCTGGCGGTGTTGATGACCGGCGATCTCAGTTGCGCTGTGGGTGCGGTGCATCCACCGGGCGAGCTCCCGAGCGAGGTCGCTCGCCGGGGTGTGTTCGGCGATCGCGACCAGGTCGGTCTCGTTGTCGGGGGTGGCGATGCGGGTCAGGGTGCGGACCTTGGAGTACGAGATCCGCCCGGTGGTGAACGCGTCCGCGGACGCGGGCAAGCGGGCGAGTTGGCGTCCGATGCGGATCCACTCGCGCGCGGTGCACGTCTCGACATCGGCGACCGCGGCCAGCCAATGCGCCGCGGTCGGCGAACCGTCCGCGATCCACTCGCTGCCATCGGCGAGCTCGGCGGCCAACATCACCAGCTCGCTCTGGTGACGAGCCCAAGCGTGGGCGACCGCACGCAAACGATCGAGCAGCAAACAACCATGGGCAGCCATCGGGGGACCTCCATGCAACACGAATCACCGGATGAAGGACCACCGATCAGCACCCCAGTCGGGGCACTTGTCCCGGCACACCGGAACCGCAGGGCTGGTCGAGCTGCGCTACGACCAGCCTACGAAGCCGGTGTGACACCGACCCCCCGACGCGTCCGCGGACGCGCCGACCCGTACGCCACAGACCCCCCGGACGCGTCCGCGGACGCGTCGACGCATGGGGGTGCGCAGGCGTAACGGGCTCTCCGATCGGGCATGCTTTCGCGATGTCGATCCTCGATGCCTCCATCAACACCCTGCGCGGCGAGCCCACTTCGCTCGCCGACCTCGACGGCAAGGCGATGCTCATCGTCAACGTCGCCTCCCGCTGCGGGTTGACCCCGCAGTACACCGGTCTCGAGCAGCTCCAGCAGACCTACGGCGCGAGGGGGTTCACCGTCGTCGGATTCCCGTGCAACCAGTTCGGCGCCCAAGAGCCCGGTTCGGCCGAAGAGATCGAGACGTTCTGCAGCACCACCTACGGGGTCACGTTCCCGATGATGGAGAAGATCGACGTCAACGGCGACGACCGCCACCCGATCTACACCGAGCTCACGGAGACGGCCGACGCGGAGGGCCACACCGGCGACATCCGCTGGAACTTCGAGAAGTTCCTGGTGTCGCCGAGCGGCGATGTGGTCAGGCGCTACAGCCCGATGGTCGCCCCCGAAGACGCCGGCCTGGTGGCCGACATCGAGGCGAACCTGCCAACTTGATCAGCCTGATCAGCCGGCCGCCGCGGCGAGCTGCTCCTCGGTGACGCCACATTGCGTGGCGGCCTCGGTGAGGATCGCGTCGACCTCGGGCGGGCGAGGACTGGTGGCTACACCCATCGCGAGCAGCTCTTCCTCGCTCTTCTTCGCGATCAGGTTGTCGGCTGCGCAACGCGCCACCCCGGGATCGACCCCGGCGCCGACGAGCGCCGTGTAGAAGGTGCTGGCGACGAGGCCCTCCGGTTCGACCGGCTCTCCTGGGGGCAAGGTGGCGTCGGGGGCGAGGGAGGTCGTCGGCGGCGGCGCGGTGGTCGGCGGCGGCAGCGTCGCCGGCACCCCGGCAGGCACGGTTTGCACCGAGGCCGCCTGCGCATCACCTTCGTCGGTGGCGGTGACCACCGTCAGCACCGCGGCGGCGACGAGCAACGCACCGACGCCGGCAGCGACGAGCTGGGGCACGAGGCGGGGCCGCTCGGGAGCGGTGTCCGGCGCGCGCTGCGTCCCGGGAAGGCGGAGGTAACCCCGGTCGTCGGCCCAGGCGAGCAGCGGCGGCACGACGACGAGCGCGCTGATGACGGCTACGGCGATGTTCAAGGTGACTGCCGCGCCGAAGTCGCGCAGCAGCGGCAGCGAGGAGAACATCAGCACGGCAAACCCGCCGATGGTGGTGAGCGCCGAGGTCAGGAACGCCCTACCCGTGCGGTCGGCCGCGACGCGCTGGGACTCTGCGGGCGTCAGCCCACGTTGGCGCTCCTCCGCGTATCGGTCCACCAGCAGGATCGCGAACTCCGCGCAGGTGGCGACGACGAGCGGGCCACCGACCGTGGTGAGCGGGCTGAGCGTGATGCCGAGCAGCGAGACGAGCGTCGCCGACGCCCCGGTCGCGAGCAGCACGGGGATCATCGTGAGCAGCGCCCTCGCCACGCTGCGATGGCGCAGCACGACGAGGGCCGCCACCAGGGCGAGGGCCAGCAGGGTGAGCTGGGCCTTGTTGGCCGTGATGTTGTCGAGCAGGCCAACCCCAACGATCGCCAGCCCGCCAGTGGTGGCACTCGCGTTGGCGGGCAACCGCGCCGCGTCGCCGGGATCGGCGATGAGCGCGTGGATGTCGTCCACGACGGCACTGCGCGTCTCGAGCGAGGAGTCCCCCACCTGGTACATCACCTGCGTCGAGTTACCCTCCGGCCCGACCAGAAGTCGCTGGATGTCGGGCGGAGCCACCTCGTACGCCTGCAACATGTCGAGGCCCGTAGGCGGCATTGCCGTCGCTCCCGGCACCGCGAGCAGGTACGAGACCGTCGTCGGCAGGCTCGACGCCTCGGGCAGCACCTCGGGGTGCATGTCGGTCGACGCGAAGACGAGGTCGTGCACGAACGCACCCATCTCGTCGGTGAAGATGCCGTTGCCACCCTCCTCGTCGGCCTCGATGAAGATGCCGAGCGTCGACGCGAAGCCGGTCTCCTCGGTGAGGGTGCGCACGTTGCGGATGGCGGTGCTGGACTGGTTGGCCCAGTTGACCGGGTCGCTCTCGATCTTGGCCCTGTCTTCCAGCGCGAGGCCGACGAGAGGGATGACGATCGAGATCAAGATGAGCGGGACGACCGCCCCCCTCGGCAGCGAACCGAGCCAGTCGACGGTCTTTTCCACCCAGCCCCTCCCGGCCGTGCTGGTGGTCGGCTTCCGCCGCTCACGCAGACCGAGCACGCTGAGCATCGTCACGATCCCCGACAAGAGGAGGGCGACGATGCCGATCGCGAGCAGCACGCCGAAGTCCTGAACCATCGGCACCCGGGAGATGAGCATCGCCAGGAACGCAAGAGCGGCGGCGATCGTGGCGAGCAGCAACGGCGGCCCGAGAGCCCGAGCGGTCTCGGCGAACGGGCCCGCCTCGTGGTCGATGACGCACTCCTCCTCCACGCGGTTGTGGAGCTGGATCGAGAACTCGATGCCCATCCCGATGAGAATCGGCAGCCCCGCGATCGTGACGAGTGACAGGTCAGAGCCGGTGAACCCGAAGATGCCGAACCCCCAGATCACCCCGACGATCATCCCGAGCAGCGGCAGCAGTCGCCAGCGGACGTTGAACGCGACGATCAGCACGACGATCATCACCAGCACCGCGATCCCGCCAAGCAACAGCATCCCGCCTTGTAGGTACTCGTTGATCTCGGTCAGGAACGTAGGCGTGCCGGTGACGATCACGGCGGAGTTCTCGAAGCCGCGTCCCTCCAGCGAGGCGAAGACCGCCTCGGAACCGTCGGCAAGCTGGTCAAGGGGGGCGTTGCCGACGAGGATCGCCGCGAGCAGGGCATGGGTGGTGTCCGGGATGAACGCGCGCAGGGCCTTGCGCACGACGAGCTCGGGGTCGGGTGGCGCCGTCAGGGTGCCGTCGTCGGCGAGCTCGAAGCCGACGTTCTCGAACAGCAGAAACTTGATCCACTCCGGGTTCTCCATCCCGGGCACTCCGGCCGCCGCGACGCGCGCCAACGTGACGCGCTCGTCCTGCTCACGAGCTGCAATCGCCGTCTCGTCGGTCTCCCGCTCCATCGCCCTGCTGAGGATCTGCGAGGCAGTACCGCTCGTCACGAGATCGCCCGTCCACTGCAGCGCCGTCAGCGGCGAGACGACGTTCTGGATCGACGGGTCGCCGCGCAGCTGGTCCTCGACGGCGCGCATCTGCTCGATGTTGGCGGGGGTGAAGAGGTCGGCCACCGTGTGGTCCTCTTCCATCGTGAAGAGCACCACCATGTTCTCTCCGCCGAAGAGCTCTTGGTACGCGCGGTTGTCCTTCGCCTCCTGCGAATCGGGCTGCAGGTAGCTGTCCTGCCCCGTCGCGAAGTCGAGCTGGGCAGCCCCGACGAGCGTCACCGCGGTGACGACGACGATGATCGCAAATGCGGCTGTGGTGCGGTTGCCGAGCCATCGACCCACCCCGCGCCAGATGCGTTCCATGAAGTGCTCCCCTCGAAGGTCGGCCCAATCATGGCCGCCCGCGCCGGTAGAGTGCACGCCCGTTCGCGGGTGTAGCTCAATGGCTAGAGTTCCAGCCTTCCAAGCTGGCTATGCGGGTTCGATTCCCGTCACCCGCTCGATGTGATGTCGCGAGACATAGGAAACGGTCCGAACCTTCATTGGGGTTCGGACTGTGTTGTTTTTCGGGTGGGTCGGGGGTCTCGGTCGTTGAAGGGTTGGTAGTCGCGGGTGGGGTCGAGGGTGAGGTGGCGGTAGAGCTCGCCGGTGGCGGCGTCGATGACGCGGATGTCGAGGTCGTCGATGAGGAGTAGGACGCGGGTTCGGGCGAGGGTTCGGCTGAGGCCGATGTGGTGGAGGCGTCCGTGGTGGCGCAGGGTGACGCGTCCGGCTTGGTCGACGGTGTCGCGTCGGACGCGGTGGTGGCGGTCGTCGTCGCGGGTGCCGGGTGTGGCTTTGGGCCGTGTCGCGTAGGCGACGGCGGGGGTGCTGTGGCCGGGTAGGGAGCGGTGGGGGCGCTGGTGGTTGTAGACGTCGACGAAGCGGTCGCAGAGCTGTTGGAGCTCGTCGATCGTGGTGGCGGGTGGTCGGGCGGTGAGCCAGAGCTTCATGGTTTGTTGGACGCGTTCGACCTTGCCGCAGGTGCCGGGGTGGTTGGGTCGGGAGTTCTTCTGGGTGACGCCGAGGTGGCGTAGTTCGGTCTCGAAGCCGTTGCGGCCACCGCGGCCACCTGACAGGCGGGTGGTGAACACCATGCCGTTGTCGGTGAGGGTGGATGCGGGGATCCCGTGGGTGGCGCACGCTTGGCGGAAGGCGGCCACGACGATGGGGCCGGTGACCCGACGGTGGGCGGTGACCGAGATGAGGTAGCGGGAGTGGTCGTCGAGGAAGGTGAGGACTTCGACGTCGGTGCCGTCGGCGAGGCGGACGTGGGTGAAGTCGGCTTGCCAGCACTCGTTGGGTTGGTCGGCTTGGAAGCGGATGTACGACGAGCGGGGACGCTTGTGCGGTTGGGGGTCCACGGCCCCGGCGCGGCGCAGGATCCGCCAGATGGTCGCTGCTGACACCCGGATGTGGTGATGGTGTTCGAGGATCCACACCAACGTCGCCGGGCCGGCGTCGAGCCCGCCGGCGACACGAGACTTGCGGTGCTCGAGGACCAGCTCGACGACAGTCTCAGGGGTCGCGGTCGGCGAGCGGGCCGGGCGACGCGATCGTGGCTCGAACGCCGCCTCGCCTTCGGCGCAGTAGCGGGCCACGAGCTTCGACACCCACCCCTTCGACACCTTGTAGGTGCGGGCGACCTCAGCCTGGGAGCGTCCCTGGACAACGACAGCGGTGATGACCAGACGGGCTATCGACACCGGCAACGGTCACCGCCGGACCCACCCCGGCCGCGGACCCCGCGTTTCCTATGTCTCGCGACACCCGTTTCCTATGTCCTGAAACCACACACCGTCACCCGCTCGAGTGTGATGTCGCGAGACATAGGAAACGGTCCGAACCTTCATTGGGGTTCGGACTGTGTTGTTTTTCGGGTGGGTCGGGGGTCTCGGTCGTTGAAGGGTTGGTAGTCGCGGGTGGGGTCGAGGGTGAGGTGGCGGTAGAGCTCGCCGGTGGCGGCGTCGATGACGCGGATGTCGAGGTCGTCGATGAGGAGTAGGACGCGGGTTCGGGCGAGGGTTCGGCTGAGGCCGATGTGGTGGAGGCGTCCGTGGTGGCGCA encodes:
- a CDS encoding IS481 family transposase; protein product: MSIARLVITAVVVQGRSQAEVARTYKVSKGWVSKLVARYCAEGEAAFEPRSRRPARSPTATPETVVELVLEHRKSRVAGGLDAGPATLVWILEHHHHIRVSAATIWRILRRAGAVDPQPHKRPRSSYIRFQADQPNECWQADFTHVRLADGTDVEVLTFLDDHSRYLISVTAHRRVTGPIVVAAFRQACATHGIPASTLTDNGMVFTTRLSGGRGGRNGFETELRHLGVTQKNSRPNHPGTCGKVERVQQTMKLWLTARPPATTIDELQQLCDRFVDVYNHQRPHRSLPGHSTPAVAYATRPKATPGTRDDDRHHRVRRDTVDQAGRVTLRHHGRLHHIGLSRTLARTRVLLLIDDLDIRVIDAATGELYRHLTLDPTRDYQPFNDRDPRPTRKTTQSEPQ